One Nostocoides sp. HKS02 genomic window carries:
- the mce gene encoding methylmalonyl-CoA epimerase gives MSALPTELFTAIDHVGVAVADLDAAITFYRDTFGMELAHEEVNEEQGVREAMMAVGGSGSHIQLLAPLSPESTIAKFLERSGPGVQQVAYRVEDVEAVSQVLRERGLRLLYDTPRRGTSNSRVNFIHPKDAGGILVELVQPAHETH, from the coding sequence ATGAGTGCCCTCCCCACCGAGCTCTTCACCGCCATCGACCACGTCGGAGTGGCGGTCGCCGACCTCGACGCCGCGATCACCTTCTACCGGGACACCTTCGGCATGGAGCTGGCCCACGAGGAGGTCAACGAGGAGCAGGGGGTCCGCGAGGCGATGATGGCCGTCGGGGGCAGCGGGTCTCACATCCAGCTCCTCGCCCCGCTCTCGCCCGAGTCCACCATCGCCAAGTTCCTCGAGCGCTCGGGCCCGGGCGTGCAGCAGGTGGCCTACCGCGTCGAGGACGTCGAAGCGGTCAGCCAGGTTCTGCGTGAGCGCGGCCTTCGGCTGCTCTACGACACCCCGCGGCGCGGCACCTCCAACTCCCGGGTGAACTTCATCCACCCCAAGGACGCCGGCGGGATCCTCGTCGAGCTGGTCCAGCCCGCGCACGAGACCCACTGA
- the ccrA gene encoding crotonyl-CoA carboxylase/reductase, protein MQEIRDAILSGDRTQETYAGLTIPESYRAVTVHKDEVDLFEGLASRDKDPRKSLHVDDVPIPELAPGEALVAVMASAINYNTVWTSIFEPVSTFGFLERYGRTSEYAKRHDLPYHIVGSDLAGVVLRTGPGVRKWKPGNEVVAHCLSVELEDADGHNDTMLDPQQRIWGFETNFGGLAELAIVKTNQLMPKPDHLTWEEAASPGLVNSTAYRQLVSRNGAGMKLGDTVLIWGASGGLGSYATQMALAGGATPVCVVSSPDKAEICHAMGAELVIDRNAEDYRFWKDERTQDPKEWKRLGGRIRELTGGKDVDIVFEHPGRETFGASTYVARKGGTIVTCASTSGYMHEYDNRYLWMSLKRIIGSHFANYREAWEANDLINRGLIHPTLSKTYRMEDVGQATYDVHKNLHQGKVGVLTLAPEGGLGVSNPAKRAVHEQAINRFRNA, encoded by the coding sequence ATGCAGGAAATCCGCGACGCCATCCTCTCCGGGGACCGCACCCAGGAGACGTATGCCGGACTGACCATCCCCGAGTCCTACCGCGCCGTGACGGTGCACAAGGACGAGGTCGACCTCTTCGAGGGTCTGGCCAGTCGTGACAAGGACCCCCGCAAGTCGCTCCACGTCGACGACGTGCCGATCCCCGAGCTCGCGCCCGGCGAAGCCCTCGTCGCGGTGATGGCCAGTGCCATCAACTACAACACCGTCTGGACCTCCATCTTCGAGCCGGTGTCGACGTTCGGGTTCCTCGAGCGCTACGGCCGCACGTCCGAGTACGCCAAGCGGCACGACCTGCCGTACCACATCGTCGGGTCCGACCTGGCGGGCGTCGTGCTGCGCACCGGTCCCGGCGTCCGGAAGTGGAAGCCAGGCAACGAGGTCGTCGCGCACTGCCTGTCCGTCGAGCTCGAGGACGCCGACGGCCACAACGACACGATGCTCGACCCGCAGCAGCGCATCTGGGGCTTCGAGACCAACTTCGGCGGCCTGGCCGAGCTCGCCATCGTCAAGACCAACCAGCTGATGCCCAAGCCGGACCATCTGACCTGGGAGGAGGCCGCCTCCCCCGGGCTGGTGAACTCCACGGCATACCGCCAGCTCGTCTCGCGCAACGGCGCGGGCATGAAGCTCGGTGACACGGTCCTCATCTGGGGCGCCTCGGGCGGCCTCGGTTCGTACGCCACCCAGATGGCGCTGGCCGGTGGCGCCACGCCCGTCTGCGTCGTCTCCTCCCCCGACAAGGCCGAGATCTGCCACGCCATGGGTGCCGAGCTCGTCATCGACCGCAACGCCGAGGACTACCGGTTCTGGAAGGACGAGCGCACCCAGGACCCGAAGGAGTGGAAGCGCCTTGGCGGCCGGATCCGCGAGCTCACCGGGGGCAAGGACGTCGACATCGTCTTCGAGCACCCGGGCCGCGAGACCTTCGGCGCGAGCACCTACGTCGCCCGCAAGGGAGGGACCATCGTCACCTGCGCGTCGACCAGCGGCTACATGCACGAGTACGACAACCGCTACCTCTGGATGAGCCTCAAGCGGATCATCGGCTCGCACTTCGCCAACTACCGCGAGGCCTGGGAGGCCAACGACCTGATCAACCGCGGCCTGATCCACCCCACGCTGTCCAAGACGTACCGCATGGAGGACGTCGGACAGGCGACCTACGACGTCCACAAGAACCTGCACCAGGGCAAGGTCGGGGTGCTGACGTTGGCGCCCGAGGGTGGCCTCGGAGTCTCCAACCCCGCCAAGCGCGCCGTCCACGAACAGGCGATCAACCGGTTCCGCAACGCCTGA